One region of Halomicrobium sp. LC1Hm genomic DNA includes:
- the mutL gene encoding DNA mismatch repair endonuclease MutL produces MSEGTDTEIRQLDSATVERIAAGEVVERPASVVKELVENALDADADRVSVAVEQGGIEGIKVTDDGIGMGREAVDRAVEEHTTSKISSIEDLESGVGTLGFRGEALHAIGAVSRTTITTRPRGSDRQGTELVVEGGDVTAVEPAGCPAGTTIEVDDLFYNVPARRKYLKQASTEFAHVNTVVTSYALANPDVAVTLSHDGRETFATTGQGDLEATVLSVYGREVAQSMIEVDDGDLPDGPLASVTGLVSHPETNRASRDYLSTYVNGRYVRADAVREAIVDAYDTQLAPDRYPFAVLFCAVDPATVDVNVHPRKMEVRFADDEGVRRQVEHAVQSALLSEGLVRSSAPRGRSAAEQTEIAPESGRVDDETDAAGAGEGADGEQSGDDTTGETSRPDTPVSDRTADGASGTSAGENGDSGQPDTTRAAGVTDDDATGDSAADTTSSRSRSSASSGRAEPSTSAQSSQTSGSTQTSDADRGRARSGRDTDPERKFRGDDRQARLGGEEPTQSLDSLPALRILGQLHETYVVAEADDGLVVIDQHAADERINYERLKDAFEGETTTQALAEPVELELTAGEAAVFEDRVEALARLGFHADRTGDRTVEVRTVPGVIADAAGPELVQDVLAAFVAGEHEAADTVEAAADELLADLACYPSITGNTSLTEGSIRELLAALDDCENPYACPHGRPVVVEIDRGELEDRFERDYPGHSGRRT; encoded by the coding sequence ATGAGCGAGGGGACAGACACCGAGATCCGACAGCTCGATTCGGCGACCGTCGAGCGCATCGCGGCAGGGGAGGTCGTCGAGCGGCCCGCAAGCGTCGTGAAGGAGCTCGTCGAGAACGCGCTGGACGCCGACGCCGACCGCGTCAGCGTCGCCGTCGAGCAGGGCGGTATCGAGGGGATCAAAGTGACCGACGACGGGATCGGGATGGGTCGCGAGGCCGTCGATCGGGCCGTCGAAGAGCACACGACGAGCAAGATCAGTTCGATCGAGGACCTGGAGAGCGGCGTCGGGACCCTCGGCTTCCGTGGCGAGGCGCTGCACGCGATCGGAGCGGTCTCTCGGACGACGATCACCACGCGCCCGCGTGGGAGCGACCGCCAGGGGACCGAACTCGTCGTCGAGGGCGGCGACGTGACTGCCGTCGAGCCGGCGGGCTGTCCCGCCGGGACGACCATCGAAGTCGACGATCTCTTCTACAACGTCCCGGCCCGCCGGAAGTACCTCAAGCAGGCGAGCACGGAGTTCGCCCACGTCAACACCGTCGTCACCAGCTACGCGCTCGCGAACCCCGACGTGGCGGTGACGCTGTCACACGACGGCCGGGAGACGTTCGCGACGACGGGACAGGGCGATCTCGAAGCGACCGTCCTCTCGGTGTACGGCCGCGAGGTCGCACAGTCGATGATCGAGGTGGACGACGGCGATCTGCCGGACGGACCACTGGCGTCGGTGACCGGACTCGTGAGCCACCCCGAGACCAACCGCGCGAGCCGGGACTACCTCTCGACGTACGTCAACGGCCGCTACGTCCGGGCCGACGCCGTCAGAGAGGCGATCGTCGACGCCTACGACACCCAGCTCGCGCCCGATCGGTACCCCTTCGCGGTGCTGTTCTGTGCCGTCGATCCGGCGACCGTCGACGTGAACGTCCACCCGCGAAAGATGGAGGTTCGCTTCGCAGACGACGAGGGCGTCCGTCGACAGGTCGAGCACGCGGTCCAGTCGGCGCTGCTCTCGGAAGGGCTCGTCCGTTCCAGCGCACCGCGGGGCCGCTCGGCCGCCGAGCAGACCGAGATCGCGCCAGAGTCCGGGCGAGTGGACGACGAGACCGACGCCGCCGGGGCCGGCGAGGGGGCCGACGGGGAGCAGTCCGGCGACGACACGACTGGCGAGACGAGCCGTCCAGACACCCCGGTTTCGGATCGAACCGCCGACGGAGCGAGTGGCACATCTGCTGGCGAAAACGGCGACAGCGGACAGCCCGACACGACGAGGGCGGCGGGCGTGACGGACGACGATGCGACGGGCGACAGCGCGGCGGACACAACCTCGTCGCGGAGTCGGTCGAGCGCGTCCAGCGGACGGGCCGAGCCATCGACGAGCGCGCAGTCGAGCCAGACGAGCGGATCCACCCAGACGAGCGACGCCGACCGCGGACGTGCCCGCTCCGGGCGCGACACGGACCCTGAGCGGAAGTTCCGCGGCGACGACCGGCAGGCCCGGCTGGGCGGCGAGGAACCGACCCAGTCGCTGGACTCGCTGCCGGCCCTGCGGATCCTCGGGCAGCTCCACGAGACCTACGTCGTCGCGGAGGCCGACGACGGACTGGTCGTGATCGATCAGCACGCGGCCGACGAGCGGATCAACTACGAACGGCTGAAAGATGCCTTCGAAGGCGAGACGACGACGCAGGCGCTCGCCGAGCCGGTCGAACTCGAACTGACTGCGGGGGAGGCCGCGGTGTTCGAGGACCGCGTCGAGGCGCTCGCGCGGCTGGGTTTTCACGCCGACCGAACGGGTGACCGGACCGTCGAGGTACGGACGGTCCCCGGCGTGATCGCCGACGCCGCCGGCCCCGAACTCGTCCAGGACGTGCTGGCGGCGTTCGTCGCGGGCGAGCACGAGGCCGCCGACACGGTGGAGGCGGCCGCCGACGAGCTGCTGGCGGATCTCGCCTGTTACCCCTCGATCACCGGCAACACCTCGCTGACCGAGGGCTCGATCCGGGAGTTGCTCGCCGCGCTCGACGACTGTGAGAACCCCTACGCCTGTCCGCACGGTCGACCGGTCGTCGTCGAGATCGACCGCGGCGAGCTCGAAGACCGGTTCGAGCGGGACTATCCGGGCCACAGCGGTCGTCGGACGTAG
- a CDS encoding sugar kinase, whose protein sequence is MSRLVTFGETALRLSPPDHERLETATDVSLHADGTESSAAVAATRLGAPAVWLSKLPDTVLGRRVVAELEQQGDGLQTQVVWDEDGRQGLQFVERGSPPRDDVTVQDRGDTALATVSTEDVRMAMVQNADVFFVSGSTPALSPTARRTTEALYRACEGTCVFDLDYQSGLWSLADAREALLSLQDAIDVLVADEEDAQAVFDRSGKARQLAHSLAAEGDFEQVVITRSERGAVAWDDNVVHEQDAIETDVIDASGTHAGFLGGYLHQLYEDAPTEQALAYGTAAAALTRTVPGPLPTISASEVEALVETERQPTGERSI, encoded by the coding sequence ATGAGTCGACTCGTCACGTTCGGAGAGACCGCGTTGCGACTGAGCCCGCCGGACCACGAGCGCCTGGAGACGGCGACAGACGTATCGCTGCACGCGGACGGCACCGAGAGTTCCGCCGCCGTCGCGGCCACGCGACTCGGTGCGCCGGCCGTCTGGCTGTCGAAGCTCCCCGACACGGTGCTCGGTCGGCGCGTCGTCGCCGAACTGGAACAGCAGGGCGACGGGCTCCAGACGCAAGTGGTCTGGGACGAGGACGGCCGGCAGGGCCTGCAGTTCGTCGAACGCGGGAGCCCACCCAGAGACGACGTGACCGTCCAGGACCGGGGCGACACCGCGCTGGCTACGGTGTCGACCGAAGACGTGCGGATGGCGATGGTCCAGAACGCCGACGTGTTCTTCGTCAGCGGCTCGACGCCCGCGCTCTCGCCGACGGCCCGGCGGACCACGGAGGCACTCTATCGTGCCTGCGAAGGGACCTGCGTGTTCGATCTGGACTACCAGTCCGGCCTCTGGTCGCTGGCGGACGCCCGCGAGGCGCTCCTCTCTTTGCAAGACGCCATCGACGTACTCGTCGCGGACGAAGAGGACGCGCAGGCGGTGTTCGACCGCTCTGGCAAGGCCCGGCAGCTGGCCCACTCGCTCGCCGCCGAGGGTGACTTCGAGCAGGTCGTGATCACCCGCAGCGAGCGCGGCGCGGTCGCCTGGGACGACAACGTCGTCCACGAACAGGACGCCATCGAGACCGACGTGATCGACGCCAGCGGCACGCACGCCGGCTTCCTCGGCGGCTACCTCCACCAGCTGTACGAGGACGCTCCGACGGAGCAGGCGCTGGCCTACGGGACCGCCGCCGCCGCGCTGACCCGGACCGTCCCCGGCCCGCTGCCGACGATCTCGGCGAGCGAGGTCGAGGCCCTCGTCGAGACCGAGCGACAGCCCACGGGCGAGCGGAGCATCTGA
- a CDS encoding Rieske 2Fe-2S domain-containing protein — MSDRFRVTVEHDGETETALFSDGECALSAGDATVRFDLGESASDDDGPVVGDDPRRIVDLDAVPSDSTIRFEARGPSHGVDCILRRIDDAVVAWRNSCPHRPAVPLDPGTGAIVRGDDLVCHKHGAQFSGGEGTCTHGPCAGDALDAVAVAVDDDAVYLTDDRFESARVLGQ, encoded by the coding sequence ATGAGTGACCGGTTCCGTGTGACGGTCGAACACGACGGCGAGACCGAGACGGCGCTGTTCTCGGACGGCGAGTGCGCGCTCTCGGCCGGCGACGCGACCGTCCGATTCGACCTCGGTGAGAGCGCGTCGGACGACGACGGCCCGGTGGTCGGAGACGACCCCAGACGGATCGTCGACCTCGACGCGGTCCCGTCGGACTCGACCATTCGGTTCGAGGCCCGCGGCCCGTCCCACGGCGTCGACTGCATCCTGCGGCGGATCGACGACGCGGTCGTCGCCTGGCGCAACTCCTGTCCCCACCGACCGGCGGTCCCGCTCGATCCGGGGACCGGCGCGATCGTCCGCGGCGACGATCTCGTCTGTCACAAACACGGTGCGCAGTTCTCCGGCGGCGAGGGGACGTGTACGCACGGTCCCTGTGCCGGCGACGCGCTCGACGCGGTCGCCGTCGCGGTCGACGACGACGCGGTCTACCTGACCGACGACCGGTTCGAGTCGGCCCGCGTGCTCGGTCAGTAG
- a CDS encoding ABC transporter substrate-binding protein: MADDYSSTRRRFVASSIAAGTALAGCTGSDATEPDGGDGSTHDDTAQPRTRTETTTDAGHTATLSPAGTVSFDAVPETVFTVYPQYLDMAVALGHGDAVQSVYVPEMSGTTMNHYYHHLDGVSLDWERLSDPLADGFSKERLYTHDADVHLTDPAWVTTQDNWDADDIEEVATQLGPWFGNFYSGTHGQPPEGYDDYQYYDLWELFGAVADVFRERERYEALAAVHTDLVERIQSQLPPVEDRPTAVRATLSGDGETFWTYHLNEPGYWLADTRPLGATDAFADQDWGGLWGTVDYETMLEADPDVFLHLWGMTPDYSITDTRTRLEDSASGSQLSAVENDRVYPAGMRYQGPIMNLFQMEMGAKQLYPEIFGEWPAYADGDHYPEIPEGERLFDRQRVAEIVTR, translated from the coding sequence ATGGCAGACGATTACTCCTCGACACGCCGACGGTTCGTCGCGAGCTCGATCGCCGCCGGGACGGCTCTCGCGGGCTGTACGGGCAGCGACGCGACGGAGCCAGACGGCGGTGACGGATCGACTCACGACGACACGGCCCAGCCTCGAACTCGGACGGAGACGACGACCGACGCCGGTCACACGGCGACGCTGTCGCCGGCCGGCACGGTGTCGTTCGACGCCGTCCCCGAGACGGTGTTTACCGTCTACCCCCAGTACCTCGATATGGCCGTCGCGCTGGGTCACGGCGACGCGGTCCAGAGCGTTTACGTCCCCGAGATGTCCGGGACGACGATGAACCACTACTACCACCATCTCGACGGCGTCTCGCTCGATTGGGAGCGGCTGTCGGACCCGCTCGCCGACGGCTTCTCGAAAGAGCGGCTGTACACCCACGACGCCGACGTCCACCTGACCGATCCGGCGTGGGTCACGACACAGGACAACTGGGACGCAGACGATATCGAGGAGGTCGCCACTCAGCTGGGTCCGTGGTTCGGGAACTTCTACAGCGGGACCCACGGCCAGCCGCCCGAAGGGTACGACGACTACCAGTACTACGACCTCTGGGAGCTGTTCGGCGCGGTCGCCGACGTGTTTCGAGAGCGCGAACGTTACGAGGCGCTGGCCGCCGTCCACACGGATCTCGTCGAGCGGATCCAGTCACAGCTCCCGCCCGTCGAGGACCGGCCGACCGCGGTGCGTGCGACCCTCTCGGGCGACGGCGAGACTTTCTGGACGTACCACCTCAACGAGCCCGGCTACTGGCTGGCCGACACGCGCCCGCTCGGTGCGACCGACGCCTTCGCCGATCAGGACTGGGGCGGCCTCTGGGGGACGGTCGACTACGAGACGATGCTGGAAGCCGATCCGGACGTGTTCCTCCACCTCTGGGGGATGACGCCCGATTACAGCATCACCGACACGCGCACGCGACTCGAAGACAGCGCCTCCGGCAGCCAGCTCTCGGCGGTCGAGAACGACCGCGTCTACCCCGCGGGGATGCGCTACCAGGGGCCGATCATGAACCTCTTCCAGATGGAGATGGGTGCCAAACAGCTCTACCCCGAGATCTTCGGCGAGTGGCCGGCCTACGCCGACGGCGACCACTACCCGGAGATCCCCGAGGGCGAACGGCTCTTCGACCGCCAGCGAGTCGCCGAGATCGTCACGCGCTGA
- a CDS encoding metal-dependent transcriptional regulator, producing the protein MERVAQYLVVVYDRERTDGSPVEPGSVARAMGRSPSATTEMLQRLADDGLVDYEPYEGVTLTDRGRERATELYDTYRTLSAFFEEVLELDAPEREAREVVDTVSPIVADRLDDLLLDGDESVPAQ; encoded by the coding sequence ATGGAGCGCGTCGCTCAGTACCTGGTCGTCGTCTACGATCGAGAACGGACCGACGGATCGCCGGTCGAGCCGGGCAGCGTGGCACGGGCGATGGGTCGCTCCCCGTCGGCGACCACGGAGATGCTCCAGCGCCTCGCAGACGACGGACTCGTCGACTACGAACCGTACGAGGGTGTCACGCTGACCGATCGCGGGCGCGAGCGAGCGACCGAGCTGTACGACACATACCGGACGCTGTCGGCGTTCTTCGAGGAGGTGCTCGAACTGGACGCTCCGGAGCGAGAGGCCCGCGAGGTCGTCGACACGGTCAGTCCCATTGTCGCCGACCGGCTCGACGACCTCCTGCTGGACGGCGACGAGAGCGTCCCGGCCCAGTGA
- a CDS encoding NAD(P)/FAD-dependent oxidoreductase — MPEHYDVLIVGGGVAGLSAGVFTARADFETLVLDAGGSILRRNAHLENVPGFPAGIDARQFLDLLGEQVQRAGAQRRLATVETVTHSSDGFTVETDAGERYTSDYVIAATKNETSYLSEIDGVGLIDRGKTFVDTDEHGRTGIEGLYAAGRLAEKPHQAVVCTGHGAEVAVTLLTDDDAPFYHDWVVPEGYFTDRGRDLPPGCEEIDADERRRREERARERLREMLAEPHPEPPETHPSLTE, encoded by the coding sequence ATGCCCGAACACTACGACGTACTGATCGTCGGCGGCGGCGTCGCTGGCCTGTCGGCCGGCGTCTTCACCGCTCGCGCCGACTTCGAGACGCTCGTGCTCGACGCTGGCGGCTCGATCCTCCGGCGCAACGCCCACTTGGAGAACGTCCCCGGCTTCCCTGCCGGGATCGACGCCCGCCAGTTCCTCGATCTGCTGGGCGAACAGGTCCAGCGGGCGGGAGCCCAGCGGCGGCTGGCGACCGTCGAGACCGTCACCCACTCGTCGGACGGCTTCACCGTCGAGACCGACGCCGGAGAGCGGTACACGAGCGACTACGTGATCGCGGCGACGAAAAACGAGACGAGCTACCTGAGCGAGATCGACGGCGTCGGTCTGATCGACCGGGGCAAGACCTTCGTCGACACGGACGAGCACGGACGCACCGGCATTGAGGGCCTCTACGCGGCCGGTCGGCTGGCCGAGAAACCCCACCAGGCCGTCGTCTGTACCGGCCACGGGGCCGAGGTGGCCGTGACGCTGCTGACCGACGACGACGCGCCGTTCTACCACGACTGGGTCGTCCCCGAAGGCTACTTCACCGACCGCGGTCGCGACCTGCCGCCGGGATGTGAGGAGATCGACGCCGACGAACGCCGTCGGCGGGAAGAACGGGCTCGGGAGCGACTACGCGAGATGCTCGCCGAGCCCCACCCGGAGCCGCCGGAGACGCACCCGAGCCTCACCGAGTGA
- a CDS encoding ribbon-helix-helix protein, CopG family: MDEAYLDLEAVELELDEELLDAIDEKAFAEHRDNREAAIRDLLDEWLKERDEE; the protein is encoded by the coding sequence ATGGACGAGGCGTACCTGGATCTGGAAGCCGTGGAGCTCGAACTGGACGAGGAGCTGCTCGACGCGATCGACGAGAAGGCCTTCGCCGAGCACCGTGACAACCGCGAGGCGGCGATCCGCGACCTCCTGGACGAGTGGCTCAAAGAGCGCGACGAGGAGTGA
- a CDS encoding cupin domain-containing protein: MRQAHLDFEQYFSIAMETDEAQAAEMTVEPGRAVGSPENVHADSDQWCYVVAGTGVATVDGADNRIEAGDLLLIEAGEAHAIENDGDEPLRTVNFYTPPRSDR, encoded by the coding sequence ATGCGACAGGCCCACCTCGACTTCGAGCAGTACTTCTCGATCGCGATGGAGACCGACGAGGCCCAGGCCGCCGAGATGACCGTCGAGCCGGGCCGAGCCGTCGGTAGCCCGGAGAACGTCCACGCCGACAGCGACCAGTGGTGCTACGTCGTCGCGGGCACGGGCGTCGCGACCGTCGACGGCGCGGACAATCGGATCGAGGCCGGCGACCTGCTCCTGATCGAGGCCGGCGAGGCCCACGCGATCGAGAACGACGGCGACGAGCCGCTGCGGACGGTCAACTTCTACACCCCGCCCCGATCCGATCGGTGA
- the dpsA gene encoding DNA starvation/stationary phase protection protein DpsA: MSQKQSTLKQAGTVEASEALRLEQEKVEQIVDALNADLANVYVLYHQLRKHHWNVEGAEFRDLHLFLGEAAEEAEEAADELAERVQALGGVPHASAATLESEATVEPEDEDVYDIRTSLANDVKVYGEIIEAARSHIELTEGLGDHASAQMLREQLVELEDAVHHIEHYLEDDTLVTESAMQ; the protein is encoded by the coding sequence ATGAGTCAGAAACAGTCGACCCTGAAGCAGGCCGGTACCGTCGAAGCCAGCGAAGCACTCCGACTCGAACAGGAGAAAGTCGAGCAGATCGTCGACGCGCTCAACGCCGACCTGGCGAACGTCTACGTGCTGTACCACCAGCTCCGAAAGCACCACTGGAACGTCGAGGGTGCCGAGTTCCGCGATCTCCACCTGTTCCTCGGCGAGGCCGCAGAAGAGGCCGAGGAGGCCGCCGACGAACTCGCAGAGCGCGTCCAGGCGCTTGGCGGTGTCCCGCACGCGAGCGCCGCGACGCTCGAATCCGAGGCGACCGTCGAGCCCGAGGACGAGGACGTGTACGACATCCGAACCTCGCTGGCCAACGACGTAAAGGTGTACGGCGAGATCATCGAGGCCGCCCGGAGCCACATCGAGCTCACCGAGGGACTCGGCGACCACGCCAGCGCACAGATGCTCCGCGAGCAGCTGGTCGAGCTGGAGGACGCGGTCCACCACATCGAACACTACCTCGAAGACGACACGCTCGTCACCGAGAGCGCGATGCAGTAA
- a CDS encoding MBL fold metallo-hydrolase, producing MQVEFLGGAGEIGRSAVLIDDSLLLDYGMASESPPQYPVGDVDPDAVVVSHGHLDHVGAVPALLSGTEQPPVHWTPPTRELALTLAEDTLKLHGGSPRCPFTENDVRRIGEVSATHGYREPFEAAGYEVTFYDAGHIPGSAHVLVEDGETRLLYTGDFHTDERRGGDAASGRANGREAPVSGQRLVPATTDRPDADAVICESTYSDVSHEDRDDVEASFVKTLRTTVWQGGTVVVPAFAIGRTQEIMLVCAAHDIDCYVDGMGQRVTEQLRHHPAFLRDADAFRDAVSNARFVDGRDGQRRRIADQNAVIVTTSGMLSGGPAMTYVPAIADRPVNTIAMTGYQVEGTPGRDLLETGSAEIDGRVMPVSAQVEAYDFSAHADREGLLSFLDAYRDSRLLINHGDRCESFARELRAEGHDASAPTLGETVTLS from the coding sequence ATGCAGGTCGAGTTTCTGGGCGGAGCCGGCGAGATCGGTCGCAGTGCCGTGTTGATCGACGACTCGCTGTTGCTGGACTACGGCATGGCCAGCGAGTCGCCCCCGCAGTACCCCGTCGGCGACGTAGACCCGGACGCCGTCGTCGTGAGCCACGGCCACCTCGACCACGTCGGCGCGGTGCCGGCGCTGCTCTCGGGGACCGAACAGCCTCCCGTCCACTGGACGCCACCGACCCGAGAGCTCGCGCTGACGCTGGCCGAAGACACGCTCAAGCTACACGGCGGGAGCCCACGGTGCCCCTTCACCGAGAACGACGTGCGCCGGATCGGCGAGGTCTCGGCGACCCACGGCTACCGCGAGCCGTTCGAGGCGGCCGGTTACGAGGTGACGTTCTACGACGCCGGCCACATCCCCGGGAGCGCACACGTCCTCGTGGAAGATGGTGAGACGCGCCTCCTCTATACCGGGGACTTCCACACGGACGAGCGTCGAGGCGGCGACGCCGCCTCGGGCCGCGCGAACGGGCGCGAAGCGCCCGTGAGCGGACAGCGCCTCGTCCCGGCGACGACCGACCGCCCCGACGCCGACGCCGTGATCTGTGAGTCCACGTACTCGGACGTGAGCCACGAGGATCGGGACGACGTGGAGGCGTCTTTCGTCAAGACGCTGCGCACGACCGTCTGGCAGGGCGGGACCGTCGTCGTCCCGGCCTTCGCCATCGGCCGCACACAGGAGATCATGCTCGTCTGTGCGGCCCACGACATCGACTGTTACGTCGACGGGATGGGCCAGCGGGTCACCGAGCAGTTGCGCCACCACCCCGCGTTCCTCCGGGACGCCGACGCCTTCCGCGACGCGGTCTCGAACGCCCGCTTCGTCGACGGCCGGGACGGCCAGCGCCGACGGATCGCCGACCAGAACGCCGTGATCGTCACCACGAGCGGGATGCTCTCGGGCGGCCCGGCGATGACCTACGTCCCGGCGATCGCCGACCGGCCGGTCAACACGATCGCCATGACCGGCTACCAGGTCGAGGGGACGCCGGGCAGGGACCTCCTCGAAACCGGCAGCGCCGAGATCGACGGCCGCGTGATGCCCGTCAGCGCGCAGGTCGAGGCGTACGACTTCTCTGCCCACGCCGACCGCGAGGGGCTCCTGTCGTTCCTCGACGCGTACCGAGACAGCCGGCTGCTGATCAACCACGGGGACCGCTGTGAGTCGTTCGCCCGAGAGCTGCGAGCCGAGGGCCACGATGCCAGTGCGCCGACGCTGGGCGAGACGGTGACGCTATCCTGA
- a CDS encoding FAD-dependent oxidoreductase, whose product MPDPFVAIGGDAAGLSAASKCKREQPERDVIVFEKGSWVSYSHCGMPYFVKGEIERLDELLSLSPAEIRERGIDLRRGHEVVAIDSDERVLTVETSAGDRLEQPYGDLLIGTGARAVTTPIEGSGLDGVHTMHGLDSAAAVRAHLLDPAVDAVADVGGEEFVDRELVERYAAFEPPETVAIVGGGYVGIEMAEAFSAHGLDVHLFQRGEHVLPPFGEAVAEVVEAELAAEGVTLHLGEEVQRLDGDDGRVERLVCSGGASLAVDLALVGIGIRPNTDFLADTPIETGVADAVAVDDYGRTNVDGVYAAGDCATMRHAVTGEHDWVPLGLTANRAGRAIGATVAGDPTPVGDIAGTAVVKAFEQECGRTGLVDREAASDAGFDPVSETITAGSRSGYYPGGAETTVTLVADRDSGRLLGGTIVGTDRAAIRIDIVAMALEQDATVGELERSDLAYAPPFSPVWDPVLTAAKVLGSSVEERY is encoded by the coding sequence ATGCCAGATCCGTTCGTCGCGATCGGTGGCGACGCAGCCGGCCTGAGCGCCGCCAGCAAGTGCAAGCGCGAACAGCCAGAGCGGGACGTGATCGTCTTCGAGAAGGGGTCGTGGGTGTCCTATTCGCACTGCGGGATGCCCTACTTCGTGAAAGGCGAGATCGAACGGCTGGACGAACTGCTGTCGCTGTCGCCCGCGGAGATCCGGGAGCGCGGGATCGACCTCCGACGAGGGCACGAGGTCGTGGCGATCGACAGCGACGAACGCGTCCTCACCGTCGAGACGAGCGCGGGCGACCGTCTCGAACAGCCCTACGGCGACCTCCTGATCGGGACCGGCGCGCGTGCGGTCACGACGCCGATCGAGGGGAGCGGTCTCGACGGCGTCCACACGATGCACGGGCTGGACTCGGCCGCGGCCGTCCGCGCGCACCTGCTCGATCCGGCGGTCGACGCCGTCGCCGACGTGGGCGGCGAGGAGTTCGTCGACCGGGAACTGGTCGAGCGCTACGCCGCGTTCGAGCCCCCCGAGACCGTTGCGATCGTCGGCGGGGGCTACGTCGGCATCGAGATGGCGGAGGCGTTCAGCGCCCACGGGCTGGACGTTCACCTCTTCCAGCGCGGCGAGCACGTCCTCCCGCCCTTCGGCGAAGCGGTCGCCGAGGTCGTCGAGGCGGAACTCGCCGCCGAGGGCGTCACGCTCCACCTCGGCGAAGAAGTCCAGCGCCTCGACGGCGACGACGGCCGAGTCGAGCGCCTCGTCTGTTCCGGCGGCGCGTCGCTGGCGGTCGATCTGGCGCTCGTGGGCATCGGGATCCGGCCCAACACGGACTTCCTCGCCGACACGCCGATCGAGACCGGCGTCGCCGACGCCGTCGCGGTCGACGACTACGGCCGGACGAACGTCGACGGCGTCTACGCGGCGGGCGACTGTGCGACGATGCGTCACGCGGTCACTGGCGAGCACGACTGGGTGCCGCTGGGCCTGACCGCGAACCGGGCGGGGCGAGCGATCGGCGCGACCGTCGCAGGCGACCCGACGCCGGTGGGCGACATCGCGGGGACCGCCGTCGTCAAAGCCTTCGAGCAGGAGTGTGGCCGGACCGGCCTCGTCGATCGCGAGGCGGCCAGCGACGCCGGCTTCGATCCGGTCAGCGAGACGATCACCGCCGGCTCGCGGTCGGGCTACTACCCCGGCGGGGCCGAGACGACGGTGACGCTGGTCGCCGACCGGGACAGCGGCCGTCTGCTGGGCGGGACCATCGTCGGCACCGACCGCGCGGCGATCCGGATCGACATCGTCGCGATGGCGCTGGAACAGGACGCGACCGTGGGGGAACTGGAGCGGTCCGATCTGGCCTACGCGCCGCCGTTCTCGCCCGTCTGGGACCCCGTCCTGACGGCCGCGAAGGTGCTCGGCTCGTCGGTCGAAGAGCGCTACTGA